The following coding sequences are from one Beggiatoa alba B18LD window:
- the rplL gene encoding 50S ribosomal protein L7/L12 — MAVSKEDILETISNMTVMEVVDLIKAMEEKFGVSAAAAVAVAAPTAAAAAPVAEEQTEFNVIMTSFGSNKVGVIKTIRGITGLGLKEAKDLVEAVPATVKEAVSKDEAAKIKKELEEAGAAVDIK, encoded by the coding sequence ATGGCCGTATCTAAAGAAGATATTTTAGAAACTATTTCCAACATGACCGTGATGGAAGTTGTTGATTTAATTAAAGCAATGGAAGAAAAATTCGGCGTTTCCGCTGCTGCTGCAGTTGCTGTTGCTGCCCCTACCGCTGCCGCTGCCGCCCCTGTTGCTGAAGAACAAACCGAATTCAACGTTATCATGACCAGCTTTGGTAGCAATAAAGTCGGCGTGATTAAAACCATCCGTGGTATTACTGGTTTAGGTCTGAAAGAAGCAAAAGACCTCGTTGAAGCAGTTCCTGCAACTGTTAAAGAAGCGGTCTCTAAAGATGAAGCCGCCAAAATTAAGAAAGAACTTGAAGAAGCTGGCGCAGCTGTCGATATCAAGTAA
- the rplA gene encoding 50S ribosomal protein L1 gives MAKLSKRQKAIQEKLQVGKQYPILDALELLKSLPPAKFVESVDVSVNLGVDPRKSDQVVRSSTVLPHGTGNTVRVAVFTQGAAADAARAAGADIVGFDDLAARIKEGFMDFDVVIASPDAMRIVGQLGQILGPRGLMPNPKVGTVTPDVAGAVKNAKAGQVRYRTDKAGIIHCTIGKVSFDANALKENLQALLNDLNKIKPSTAKGVYMKRITVSTTMGPGLLVDQNSLVNTVQ, from the coding sequence ATGGCAAAGTTATCTAAACGACAAAAAGCAATCCAAGAAAAATTGCAAGTTGGTAAGCAATATCCCATATTGGATGCACTTGAACTGTTAAAATCTTTACCCCCTGCTAAATTCGTTGAATCTGTCGATGTTAGTGTGAATTTAGGGGTTGATCCTCGTAAGTCAGATCAAGTAGTCCGTAGCTCTACCGTATTACCACATGGAACAGGTAACACTGTCCGTGTTGCTGTATTTACACAAGGTGCGGCCGCTGATGCTGCCCGTGCGGCAGGGGCTGACATTGTCGGCTTTGATGATTTAGCGGCACGGATTAAAGAAGGCTTTATGGACTTTGATGTCGTCATTGCCTCACCTGATGCTATGCGTATCGTAGGACAATTAGGTCAAATTTTAGGCCCTCGTGGTTTAATGCCTAACCCTAAAGTAGGCACTGTGACTCCTGATGTCGCAGGCGCAGTGAAAAATGCAAAAGCAGGTCAAGTTCGTTATCGTACTGATAAAGCAGGGATTATCCACTGCACCATTGGAAAAGTCTCTTTTGATGCCAATGCCTTAAAAGAAAACTTACAAGCATTGTTAAATGATTTAAACAAGATTAAACCCAGCACGGCTAAAGGTGTTTACATGAAACGGATTACTGTTTCTACCACCATGGGTCCAGGTTTACTTGTGGATCAAAATAGCTTAGTGAACACCGTTCAATAA
- the rplJ gene encoding 50S ribosomal protein L10, which produces MPLKLEDKQAIIAEVSEVAVKAHSAVVAEYRGMTVAELTKLRVDARQANVYVRVIKNTLARRAVEGTSLKCIQEVLKGPVILALSGEDPGAPARVFRDFLKTNQKMVVKGVAIGGQLFGAEDLDKVAKLPTREEAIASLMSVIQAPITKFVRTLAEPHAKLVRTVAAIRDSKEAA; this is translated from the coding sequence ATGCCGCTTAAGCTTGAAGATAAGCAAGCCATTATTGCAGAAGTGTCTGAAGTTGCTGTTAAAGCACATTCTGCCGTTGTCGCTGAATATCGTGGTATGACTGTCGCTGAACTCACTAAATTACGTGTTGATGCTCGCCAAGCCAATGTTTATGTGCGAGTTATCAAAAATACGTTAGCACGTCGCGCTGTTGAAGGGACTTCCTTGAAATGTATTCAAGAAGTCTTAAAAGGGCCTGTTATTCTTGCCCTTTCTGGGGAAGACCCTGGTGCACCTGCGAGAGTATTTAGAGACTTCCTGAAAACCAACCAAAAAATGGTGGTGAAAGGAGTTGCCATTGGTGGGCAATTGTTTGGAGCAGAAGACTTAGACAAAGTCGCTAAACTCCCAACACGCGAAGAAGCGATTGCCAGCCTGATGTCTGTCATACAAGCCCCGATTACCAAATTTGTCCGTACCTTGGCAGAACCCCATGCCAAACTGGTTCGCACAGTGGCAGCAATTCGCGACAGCAAAGAAGCCGCTTAA